Part of the Pseudodesulfovibrio hydrargyri genome is shown below.
CTCAAGCTGAAGACCTTTTACGAAGTCAAGAATGCCTATTACGAATACGCCTACGTGGCCCGGGCCATCGACATCACCGGGGAAAACATCGAGCTGATGCAGTACCTGGAGAAGATCGCCACGGCCCGCTACACCACGGGCACGGCCAAGCATTCGGACATCATGCGTCCGCAGGTGGAGCTCGGCAAACTCGAGGACCGTCTCAACTCCCTTAGGGACCTGCAACAGCCGCTGGCCGCCCGGCTCAACGCGCTGTTGGACCGGGAACCCGGGGCGGACATTCCCGTTCCCGCCGCCGTTCCGGTCATGTCCATCAGCGACACGGACGCGTCCCTGTTCGCCCGGCTCAAGGAGTCCAGTCCGCAGCTGGCCTACTGGCAGACGGTCCAGGCCAGGGAAGAGGCGGGCGAGAGCCTGGCCAAACGCGACTACTATCCCGATTTCACCTTCGGCCTGGACGTCACCGAAGTGGACGAGGCCCGGAATCCCGGCGTGATCGGCGACGGGGAGAACCCGGTCATGGCGACCATGTCCTTCAACCTGCCCATCTGGTTCAACGCCAGGCAGGCCGCCGTGGAGGAAGGGCAGTCCAGGGTTTCGGCGGCCCGGCGCGCCCGTCTCGGCCTGGAGCGCCAACTCGAGGCCGACCTGGAACTGGCCCTCTACAAGTACCGCGACGCGGGCCGGAAGATCGATCTCTACCGGGACACGCTGGTCCCCAAGGCGGAGCAGTCCCTGGGCGTGACCATGGAGGCGTTCATGACCGGGGCGGGCACCTCCCTGGACATGATCGACGCCGAACAGACCCTGCTGGAACTGCAGCTGGCCTATTACCGGGCCCTGACCGACCAGGCCCAGCGCCTGGCCCAGATCGAGACCCTGGTGGGCACCGAACTGCCGTGCGAATTTCACGGCTCCCTGCTGAAGAAGGGCGAGTGATCCATGACCCGAATCAAGCTGGCCCTGTGCGCCGCCGTTTTGCTGGCCGCCGTCTCGATCCCATTCTGGACGGGCGTCGGGGACGGAGAGGGCGGGGCCGTCCAGAGTCTGTGCCCGATCATGGGCTTCGACATCAACCGGGACATTTTCACCGACTACCGGTCCAAGCGGATCTATTTCTGCTGTCCGTTCTGCCCGTCCGAATTCAAGAAGGACCCGGACAAGTACATGGAACAGATGCGGGACAACAACGTCCTGCCGGAAGACGCCCCGGCCTAGGCCGCGGATCGAACGACGACGGGCACAATTGCCCGTAACCACAGAGGAAGATATGAGTACATTCAGAAACCGCAGATTCGCCATGGTCATCATCCTGGTCAGCGTCGTCGCCTTTGCGGGCGGATACCTGGTCAAGGGAGCCATCGGCCCCATCGCCGACGAGGCGGTTCACGCCCCCGTGACCGAGGACCACGACCTCGAGGCCCATCTCGACGACGACGGAAACATCACCTGGACCTGCTCCATGCACCCGCAGATCCAACTGCCCGAGCCGGGCAAGTGCCCCATCTGCTTCATGGAGCTGATCCCCCTGCGGCGCACCGAAGAGGGCGGACGGGACAGCCTGCGGGAAATCTCCCTGAGCGAGAACGCCAGGAAGCTGGCGGGCATCGCCACCGAAGCGGTCCGGCGTCTGGACGTGGCCGTGGAGACGCGCATGCTCGGCAAGGTCGATTACGACGAGACCCGGGTGCGGACCATCACCGCCTGGGCCGGCGGGCGCGTGGACAAGATGTACGTGGACTACACCGGCGACACGGTCCGGCGCGGCCAGCCCATGGTTTCGGTCTACAGCCCCGAGCTGCTGACCGCCCAGGCCGAGCTGATCCAGGCGGTCAAGGCCATGCGCGACCTGAAGAACAGCAATCTCGACCTGGTCCGCGACAGCGCCGCGCGCACCGAGGACGCGGCCCGCGAGAAGCTTCGCCTCCTGGGCCTGACCAAGGCGCAGATCGACAGGGTCGCGGCCGAGGGCAAGGCGTCCGACCACATCACCCTCTACGCGCCCCAGGGCGGGGTGGTCATCCGCAAGGACGTCAACGAGGGCCAGTACGTCAAGACCGGGGCTCCCATCTATGCCATCGCAGACCTGTCCAGCCTGTGGGTCGTGCTCGAGGCTTACGAATCCGATCTTCCCTGGGTTTCCCTGGGGCAGGAGGTGGAGTTCAGGACCGAGGCGTACCCCGGCAAGGTATTCAAGGGCAAGGTCGTGTACATCGACCCCCTGGTCAACGAGAAGACGCGCACCGTCCGGGTCCGCCTGGTGGTGCCCAATAAGGACGGCAGCCTGAAGCCGGGCATGCTCGTCCGCGCCACCCAGCACAAGGACAAGACGGCCGCAAAGGGCGGGGAGTCCCCGCTGGTCATCCCGGCCTCGGCCCCGCTGATCACCGGCAAGCGCGCCGTGGTCTACGTGGCCGTGCCGGACAAGGCAGGAGCCTACGAGGGGCGCGAGATCGTGCTCGGGGCCAAGGCCGGAAACTTCTACATCGTCAAGAGCGGGCTGACCGAGGGCGAACAGGTCGTGACCAAGGGCAACTTCAAGATCGACAGCGCCGTGCAGATCGTGGCCAAGCCGAGCATGATGAACCCGTCGAGCGCCGTCGAGGGCGGCGACGACGGGGAACTGCCGTCCCTGTTCGCCTCCCAGCTGCGTCTTCTGGCGCAGTCCTTCGGGGAGCTGTCGGACGCGGTGGCCACCCGGGACCTGTCCCGGACCCATCTCGCCTTCGGCCGGTTCGACAAGGCCCTGCGCCTGATCGACGGTTCCGGTCTGGAGGGTGATTCGTCCCTGCGCTGGAAGGAATCGGCCATGTTGCTCGGCAACGACGCCATCCTCGGGGCCGAGGCCCCGGACGTCGCGAGGCTCAATGAGATATTCGCGGAGATGAAGGGCCACTACGGCGAAATGGCCGCGGCCTTCAAGGTCGCCCCGGCCCCGGCCGGTCCCTCGGTTCCGGCCGCCTTCCGGCGGCAGCTCGGCCAGGTCTTCGCGGCCTACGAGCCGCTGGCCAAGGCCCTGGCCACGGACGACGCCGAAGGGGCGCGCCAGGCCGCGTCCAAGGTCTCCGAAGCCCTCAGGCTGGTCGACGGCCAGGTCCTGGACGGCCCGTCCCATACCCTTTGGAGCGAGGCGCTCGAAGACATGACCGGCGGGCTGGAGGCCATCCGGCAGGCGGACGGCATCGACGCCGTGCGGACCGGGTTCAAGCCGCTGTCCGCAGGCCTTTCCGATGCGCTGCTCAAGTTCGGATCGGACACGGACGGTCCCCTGTACGAGATATTCTGCCCCATGGCCTTCGACTACGAGGGCGCCACCTGGGTCCAGCGCGACCAGGAGGTTAACAATCCGTACTTCGGCACGGCCATGTCCACCTGCGGCGAAATCAACAAGCAACTCAAGCGGTAGCCGGTGACCAAGATGGAACAGCATCCCCGCATCGAGGCAAAGACGCTGACGGACAAGGTCATCCGTTTCTGCCTGGAACAGAAACTGATCGTCTTCCTGCTGGTCGCCTGCGTCATGGGCTGGGGCCTGGTGGTCGCGCCGTTCGACTGGAACATCCCGGACCTGCCGCGCGACCCAGTGCCCGTGGACGCCATCCCGGACATCGGCGAGAACCAGCAGATCGTCTTCACCCAATGGATGGGCCGCTCGCCGCAGGACATGGAGGACCAGGTCACCTATCCCCTGACCGTGTCCCTGCTCGGCATCCCCGGGGTCAAGACCGTGCGCAGCTACTCCATGTTCGGCTTCTCGACCATCTACGTCATCTTCAACGAGGACGTGGACTTCTACTGGTCGCGCTCGCGCCTGCTGGAGAAGCTGAACAGCCTGCCGCCCGGCACCCTGCCGCAGGGCGTCCAGCCGACGCTGGGACCCGACGCCACCGCCCTGGGCCAGGTCTTCTGGTACACCCTGGAGGGCCGTGATCCGGACGGCAACCCCACCGGAGGGTGGGATCCGGACGAACTGCGCTCCATCCAGGACTGGTACGTGCGTTACGCGTTGCTCGGTGCCGACGGCGTCAGCGAGACCGCCTCGGTGGGCGGGTTCGTCAAGGAGTACCAGATCGACGTGGACCCGGACGCCATGCGCGCGGCCGGGGTCACCCTGGAAGACGTCTTCTCGGCCGTGAAGCAGTCCAACCTGGACGTGGGCGCGCGGACCATCGAGATCAACCGCGTGGAATACCTCATCCGGGGCATCGGGTTCGTCAAGAACCTGGGCGACGTGGAGGAGGCCGTGGTCAAGGTGACCAACAACGTGCCCATCCGGGTCAAGGACGTGGCCCGGGTCTCCCTCGGCCCGGCCCTGCGGCGCGGCATCCTGGACAAGGGCGGTGCCGAGGCCGTGGGCGGCGTGGTCGTGGTCCGCTACGGCGAGAACCCGCTTCAGGTCATCAAGAACGTCAAGGCCAGGATCGAGGCCATCTCGCCCGGCCTGCCGTCCAAGGTCCTGGCCGACGGCACGGTCTCCAAGGTGACCATCGTTCCCTTCTACGACCGCTCCGGGCTGATCAACGAGACATTGGGGACCCTGGACACGGCCCTGACCGAGGAAATCCTGATCACCATCATCGTGGTGCTCATCGCGGTCATGCACCTGCGCAGTTCCCTGCTCATCTCGTCGCTCTTGCCCATGGCCGTGATGATGTGCTTCATCGGCATGAAGATGTTCAAGGTGGACGCGAACATCGTGGCCCTGTCGGGCATCGCCATCGCCATCGGCACCATGGTCGACATGGGCATCATCATCTGCGAGAACATCCTCAAGAAATTCGAGCATGCCTCCCTGGACGAGAGCCGCATGAAGGTCATCTTCAAAGGGGCGTCCGAGGTGGGCAGCGCGATCATGACCGCGGTGGCCACGACCATCGTCAGCTTCCTGCCGGTCTTCGCCATGGACGGGCCGGAGGGCAAGCTGTTCAAGCCCCTGGCCTACACCAAGAGCTTCGCGCTCATCGCCTCGATCATCGTGGCCCTGACCGTGCTCCCGGCCATCGCGCACCTCATCTACCGACGCAAGGCGGAGGGCGCCAGGAAGCGGCTGCCCAACCACCTGGTCGACGTCCTGTACATCGTCGCGGGCCTGGCCGTGGCCGTATTCGTCAAGTGGTGGATCGGCCTGTTCCTGATCGCGCTCGGCCTGCACCGCGTCTTCGGGCATTTCCTGCCGCCGCGCGTGGAAGCCCTGTGGGGCAAGGTCGAGAACTGGGGCGTCATCACTCTGGTGGTCATCCTCCTGTCCACGCACTGGCTGCCGCTCGGGCCGGAAAAGGGCAATCTGCGCAACTTCCTGTTCGTCGCGGTGCTCATCGGCGGGCTGATGCTCTTCTTCCAGATATTCCAGAAGGGGTACGCGTCCATGCTGCGTTGGGTCCTGGACCACAAGGCGGCCTTCCTGGCCCTGCCCCTGGCGATCATTCTCCTGGGCGGATTCGCCTGGTTCGGGGCGGGCGCCATGACTTCCTGGCTGCCCGATTCGGTCCGGGCCTCGGCTCCCGTCGGCGCGCTGATGCACGTCTTCCCCGGCCTGGGCAAGGAGTTCATGCCGCCGCTGGACGAGGGCTCCTTCCTGTACATGCCCACGACCATGCCCCATGCCTCCATCGGCGAGGTGCAGGACGTGTTGTCCAAGCAGGACATGGCCATCCTGGACATCCCGGAGGTGGACACCGCCGTGGGCAAGCTCGGCCGCGCCGAGACCCCGCTGGACCCGGCCCCGCTGTCCATGATCGAAACGGTCATCAACTACAGGCCGGAGTACCTGTTGGCCGAAAACGGCAAGCGGTTGCGCTACCGGTTCGATGGCACCCAGAAGGACTACTTCCGCTCGGCCGACGGCAAGCCGCTGCCCGCCGGGGACGGATTGCCCTATCTGGTGCGGGGGCTTTACCCCCGTGACGGGCAGGGCAGACTCATCCCGGACCCGGACGGCAAGCCGTTCAGGCAATGGCGCGCGCCGCTCGACCCCGACCTGAACCCCGGGCGCGAGGCCTGGGCCGGGGTGCGCACCCCGGACGATATCTGGGACGCCATCGCCCGCGCGGCCGAGATGCCCGGCACGACCTCGGCCCCCAAGCTGCAGCCCATCGCCGCCCGCATCGTCATGCTCCAGTCCGGCATGCGCGCCCCCATGGGCATCAAGGTCAAGGGGCCGGATCTGGAGACCATCGAGCGCTTCGGCCTCAACCTGGAGCGGCTGCTCAAGGAAGTGCCGTCCATCCAGCCCGCCGCCGTGGTGGCCGACCGCATCGTGGGCAAGCCGTACATCGAGATCGTCATCAACCGCGAGGCCATCGCCCGCTACGGCATCAAGCTGAAGAGGGTCCAGGACGTCATCGAGGTGGCCGTGGGCGGCAAGATGATCTCCACCACCGTGGAAGGGCGCGAGCGCTACTCCATGCGGGTGCGCTACATGCGCGAGCTGCGCGACAACCTGGAAGGGCTGGAGAACATCCTGGTGGCCTCGCCCTCGGGCGAGCAGATTCCGCTCAAGCAGCTGGCCGAGTTGCGCTACGTGCGCGGCCCGCAGATGATCAAGAGCGAGGACACCTTCCTGGTCGGCTACGTCCTGTTCGACAAGAAGCCCGGCTTCGCCGAGGTGGACGTGGTGGACCACGCCAAGACCTACATCGACAGCAAGATCGCCTCGGGCGAGCTGACCGTGCCGCACGGCGTGTCCTACGAGTTCGCGGGCAACTACGAGAACCAGATCCGGGCCCAGAAGAAGCTGGCCATCATCCTGCCCCTGGCGCTCATGGTCATCGTGGTCATCCTCTATCTCCAGTTCAAGTCCATGGCCACGACCCTGATGGTCTTCTCGGGCATCATCGTGGCCTGGTCCGGCGGGTTCTTGATGATCTGGCTGTACGGGCAGGACTGGTTCCTGAACTTCAGCGTATTCGGCACGTACATGCGTGACCTCTTCCAGGTCCACCCGATCAACCTGAGCGTGGCCATCTGGGTCGGCTTCCTGGCCCTGTTCGGTATCGCCTCGGACGACGGCGTGATCATGGCCACCTATCTGGACGAAAGCCGGGAGAGCCGGGACACGGGCAGCATCCAGGCCATCCGCAAGGCCATCCTCGAAGGGGCGCAGCGGCGCATCCGTCCGGCGCTGATGACCTCGGCCACCACCATCCTGGCCCTGATTCCGGTGCTGACCTCCACCGGGCGCGGCGCGGACATCATGGTCCCCATGGCCATCCCGTCGTTCGGCGGCATGACCATCGCCATCCTGACCGTGTTCGTGGTCCCGACCCTGTACTGCCTGGTGGAGGAGCTCCGGTTCAAGCGGGACAACAAAAGTCAACTTCCTGAGACTGTTCAGGATTAACCTAAAAACAATACAACCGTATTACAAAAGGAGACACCAATGAAAAAGACCACCACCCTCGCCGTCGCCCTGGCCCTGACCCTGCTGTTCAGCGGGCTGTCCTTTGCCATGGACATGAACCACGGCGACATGAACCATGGCGACATGAAGGCCGGGGACATGTCGGCCCCCGAGAGCATGAAGGCCATGCAGGGTAACCTGGACATGATGAAGATGGACGTCGCGGCCATGAAGGACCCGGCCGCGCGTCAGGAGGCCATGAAGGCCATGAACGGCCACATGGCCGACATGCATCACGGCATGGCCGGCATGGAGGCGCACGCCAAGAAGTCCGGCGACCACAAGATGGAGGCCTCCATGAAGCAGATGAACAAGGACATGATGACCACCATGAAGGGCATGGGCATGATGAAGAAGGATGCCGACAAGGGCATGTCCATGATGAACGAGGGTCTGGACAAGATGGAAAAGACCATGATGCAGATGAAGGGCATGATGTAGCTCGCGAAAGGGCCGAAGGCGTTGTCCGCCTTCGGCCCTTTTCGGAAATGTCTTGTCGGGCGGGGAGTGCCCCGCATGCCGGAAACGGCGACGGCTCGTCCCGGTCGGGGCGGGCCTTTTTCATGCCCTTGCCCGGGCCTGCCGCCTATTTCGGCGTGTACACGAACAGGATCACCGGCTGCACTCCGTATTCGTCGTCGGCCTGCAGCCCCAGGTCCAGGAGCTGGGACATGGCGGCCTTGGCGTCGTCCTCGCTGGGCAGCAGGAAGTGGATGGGGTGGCGGTCGTTTTTGGCGTCGCGGTCCGAGCCCTTTTCCTCGATGCCGACGAACCAGGCGTCAAACCCGCCGCCGTGGTGGTTGATGTGGCGGACCGCCTGCGCGATCACGGCTTCCTTGGACTTGGTGTCGTGGAGATTGCTCATGGCGACGCTTCTATAATTTTATCCGGGCGGAGGCAATGCGCGGACAGGACTTTCCGCCGGGCGGCGGCCGGTCATGCGCATGGGGAGCGGGACTTTTCTCAGGCTATTTGAAGGCGTCGGCCGAAAGCCCGTACCGGTTCAGCATGTTCTGGACCGCCACGCGCGACAGGCCGGACAGCCGCGCGGCCCGGGAGATGTTGCCCCCGGACAGGGTCATGGCCTCGCGGACGTAGTCCTGGGTGAAGGAATCCATCACCAGCCCCTTGGCCTCCTTGAACGGAGGCAGCTCGCCTTCCCGCCCCAGGGGGGCGAGACAAACGGTGCCGGGCAACAGGTCCCGCTGGGGCTGGGCGTTACCGAAGACCGCGAGCTTGCGCATGGCGTTCTGGAGTTCGCGGATGTTGCCGTGCCACGGCCTGGCCGCGAGTCCGGCCAGAGTGGCGGCGGAGATGTCCTTGTCCGGCAAGCCGAGCTCGGCGCAGGCCTTGAGCAGGAAGTAGCGGGCCAGAAGCGGGATGTCCCCCGGGCGCTCCCTGAGCGGGGGCAGGGTCAGGGTGAGCACGTTGAGCCGGTGGTACAGGTCCTCGCGGAAGGTCCTGTCCGCGATGCGCGCGGCGAGGTCCTGGTTGGTGGAGGCGATGATGCGCACGTCCACCTTGCGCGATTCGTCCGAGCCCACCGGGCGTATCTCCCCCTCCTGCAGGACCCGCAGCAGCTTGGCCTGGGTCTCCATGGGGATGTCGCCGATCTCGTCCAGCAGGATGGTGCCCGTATGCGCCTTGACGAACAGCCCGTCCCGATTCTGCTCCGCGCCGCTGAACGCGCCCTTGACGTGGCCGAAAAGTTCGCTCTCCAGCAGGTTTTCGGGGATGGCCGTGCAGTTGAGAGTGATGAACGGCCTGTCCGCGCGCGGGCTCAGTTCCCTGATCATGGCGGCGGCCAGTTCCTTGCCCGTGCCGGACTCGCCCAGGATGAGCACGTTGTAGTCTGTCTGGGCCACGGCCTGGATGGACTGCTTGAGGCGCTGCATGACCGGGCTCTCGCCGATCAGCTTGTCCTTGTGCCGTTCCAGCTGGTCGCGGAGCCGCCGGTTCTCGTCGAGCAGGCGGCTGCGTTCGAGCCCGTTGGCCACCACCCGGAACACGTCCTCCGGTTCGGTGGGCTTGGTCAGAAAATCGTAGGCCCCGGCCTTGAGCGCGTCCACGGCGGTCTCGATGGTGCCGTGAGCGGTCAGCATCACCGCCGACAGGGACGGGGATCTCTCCAGGGCCTCCCGGAGCAGGGTCAGCCCGTCCATGCCCGGCATCTGCAGATCGGTGATCATCACGTTGACCGGGGTATCCTTGAGGAGTTCCAGGGCCTGTTCGCCCGATTCGGCCACGTGGACGTCGACCCCGTCGAACTCGCCCAGGATCAACCGTCCGAGCCCCCTGGCGAAATCGGTCTGGTCGTCGACGACCAATACATGCATGGTTCTCGTGTCGATCATGTCGCTTCCGTCCCGGCCACGGGGAAACGCAGGGTGAACCGCGCTCCGCCGGTATTCTGGTTGTCCGCCATGACGCTCCCGCCCAGGTCGCTCATGAATCCGAAGACGATGGACAGCCCCAGCCCCGACCCCTTGTTCACCTCCTTGGTGGTGTAAAAGGGGTCGAAGATGAACTTGTGGTCCTTTTCGGCGATGCCGGGCCCGTTGTCGCAGACCGTGACCACCACCTCCTCGGCCAGGGTGTCGTAGGCCGTCCTGATGTCGATCCTGCCGTCCCTGTCCGGGATGGC
Proteins encoded:
- a CDS encoding sigma-54-dependent transcriptional regulator, producing MIDTRTMHVLVVDDQTDFARGLGRLILGEFDGVDVHVAESGEQALELLKDTPVNVMITDLQMPGMDGLTLLREALERSPSLSAVMLTAHGTIETAVDALKAGAYDFLTKPTEPEDVFRVVANGLERSRLLDENRRLRDQLERHKDKLIGESPVMQRLKQSIQAVAQTDYNVLILGESGTGKELAAAMIRELSPRADRPFITLNCTAIPENLLESELFGHVKGAFSGAEQNRDGLFVKAHTGTILLDEIGDIPMETQAKLLRVLQEGEIRPVGSDESRKVDVRIIASTNQDLAARIADRTFREDLYHRLNVLTLTLPPLRERPGDIPLLARYFLLKACAELGLPDKDISAATLAGLAARPWHGNIRELQNAMRKLAVFGNAQPQRDLLPGTVCLAPLGREGELPPFKEAKGLVMDSFTQDYVREAMTLSGGNISRAARLSGLSRVAVQNMLNRYGLSADAFK
- a CDS encoding TolC family protein codes for the protein MKTAITTTLAAVTLLIALGAPSAHAETKDASAVTEPAPGDYLGDRAELADLKSYLQLASENNNELRAAFHRWQASVKKALRADTLPDPRLSFGYYTTPLETRGGPARYKYGLSQTLPFFGKLADKERMALREADGFKARFDDLKLKTFYEVKNAYYEYAYVARAIDITGENIELMQYLEKIATARYTTGTAKHSDIMRPQVELGKLEDRLNSLRDLQQPLAARLNALLDREPGADIPVPAAVPVMSISDTDASLFARLKESSPQLAYWQTVQAREEAGESLAKRDYYPDFTFGLDVTEVDEARNPGVIGDGENPVMATMSFNLPIWFNARQAAVEEGQSRVSAARRARLGLERQLEADLELALYKYRDAGRKIDLYRDTLVPKAEQSLGVTMEAFMTGAGTSLDMIDAEQTLLELQLAYYRALTDQAQRLAQIETLVGTELPCEFHGSLLKKGE
- a CDS encoding efflux RND transporter periplasmic adaptor subunit encodes the protein MSTFRNRRFAMVIILVSVVAFAGGYLVKGAIGPIADEAVHAPVTEDHDLEAHLDDDGNITWTCSMHPQIQLPEPGKCPICFMELIPLRRTEEGGRDSLREISLSENARKLAGIATEAVRRLDVAVETRMLGKVDYDETRVRTITAWAGGRVDKMYVDYTGDTVRRGQPMVSVYSPELLTAQAELIQAVKAMRDLKNSNLDLVRDSAARTEDAAREKLRLLGLTKAQIDRVAAEGKASDHITLYAPQGGVVIRKDVNEGQYVKTGAPIYAIADLSSLWVVLEAYESDLPWVSLGQEVEFRTEAYPGKVFKGKVVYIDPLVNEKTRTVRVRLVVPNKDGSLKPGMLVRATQHKDKTAAKGGESPLVIPASAPLITGKRAVVYVAVPDKAGAYEGREIVLGAKAGNFYIVKSGLTEGEQVVTKGNFKIDSAVQIVAKPSMMNPSSAVEGGDDGELPSLFASQLRLLAQSFGELSDAVATRDLSRTHLAFGRFDKALRLIDGSGLEGDSSLRWKESAMLLGNDAILGAEAPDVARLNEIFAEMKGHYGEMAAAFKVAPAPAGPSVPAAFRRQLGQVFAAYEPLAKALATDDAEGARQAASKVSEALRLVDGQVLDGPSHTLWSEALEDMTGGLEAIRQADGIDAVRTGFKPLSAGLSDALLKFGSDTDGPLYEIFCPMAFDYEGATWVQRDQEVNNPYFGTAMSTCGEINKQLKR
- a CDS encoding efflux RND transporter permease subunit, whose translation is MEQHPRIEAKTLTDKVIRFCLEQKLIVFLLVACVMGWGLVVAPFDWNIPDLPRDPVPVDAIPDIGENQQIVFTQWMGRSPQDMEDQVTYPLTVSLLGIPGVKTVRSYSMFGFSTIYVIFNEDVDFYWSRSRLLEKLNSLPPGTLPQGVQPTLGPDATALGQVFWYTLEGRDPDGNPTGGWDPDELRSIQDWYVRYALLGADGVSETASVGGFVKEYQIDVDPDAMRAAGVTLEDVFSAVKQSNLDVGARTIEINRVEYLIRGIGFVKNLGDVEEAVVKVTNNVPIRVKDVARVSLGPALRRGILDKGGAEAVGGVVVVRYGENPLQVIKNVKARIEAISPGLPSKVLADGTVSKVTIVPFYDRSGLINETLGTLDTALTEEILITIIVVLIAVMHLRSSLLISSLLPMAVMMCFIGMKMFKVDANIVALSGIAIAIGTMVDMGIIICENILKKFEHASLDESRMKVIFKGASEVGSAIMTAVATTIVSFLPVFAMDGPEGKLFKPLAYTKSFALIASIIVALTVLPAIAHLIYRRKAEGARKRLPNHLVDVLYIVAGLAVAVFVKWWIGLFLIALGLHRVFGHFLPPRVEALWGKVENWGVITLVVILLSTHWLPLGPEKGNLRNFLFVAVLIGGLMLFFQIFQKGYASMLRWVLDHKAAFLALPLAIILLGGFAWFGAGAMTSWLPDSVRASAPVGALMHVFPGLGKEFMPPLDEGSFLYMPTTMPHASIGEVQDVLSKQDMAILDIPEVDTAVGKLGRAETPLDPAPLSMIETVINYRPEYLLAENGKRLRYRFDGTQKDYFRSADGKPLPAGDGLPYLVRGLYPRDGQGRLIPDPDGKPFRQWRAPLDPDLNPGREAWAGVRTPDDIWDAIARAAEMPGTTSAPKLQPIAARIVMLQSGMRAPMGIKVKGPDLETIERFGLNLERLLKEVPSIQPAAVVADRIVGKPYIEIVINREAIARYGIKLKRVQDVIEVAVGGKMISTTVEGRERYSMRVRYMRELRDNLEGLENILVASPSGEQIPLKQLAELRYVRGPQMIKSEDTFLVGYVLFDKKPGFAEVDVVDHAKTYIDSKIASGELTVPHGVSYEFAGNYENQIRAQKKLAIILPLALMVIVVILYLQFKSMATTLMVFSGIIVAWSGGFLMIWLYGQDWFLNFSVFGTYMRDLFQVHPINLSVAIWVGFLALFGIASDDGVIMATYLDESRESRDTGSIQAIRKAILEGAQRRIRPALMTSATTILALIPVLTSTGRGADIMVPMAIPSFGGMTIAILTVFVVPTLYCLVEELRFKRDNKSQLPETVQD